The following proteins come from a genomic window of Paracoccus sp. MBLB3053:
- a CDS encoding ABC transporter ATP-binding protein, producing the protein MLDAKPDATALLRVHGLNKHFPTPKGTVRAVSDISFEIPRGSITGLVGESGSGKTTLGRTLLRLVEPTSGRTEFDGDDINEMDQRSLRELRRRAQIIFQDPVSSLNPRMRVGQIIGEGLVAHRIGTRGERDARIAALLSEVGLAADAASRYPHEFSGGQRQRIGIARALALDPEFILADECVSALDVSIQAQILNLLLDLRETRDLTMLFIAHDLSVVEYLCDQIIVMYLGRIVEIGPAREVYHAPRHPYTQALISAIPEPDPRAKRDRQVLSDDIPSPLDPPSGCVFRTRCPIADAACAATLPGPVAVGPSHHSYCLKSEETA; encoded by the coding sequence ATGCTTGACGCAAAACCCGATGCAACCGCCCTGCTGCGTGTCCATGGTCTGAACAAGCACTTTCCGACGCCCAAAGGCACGGTGCGCGCTGTGTCCGACATTTCGTTCGAGATCCCGCGCGGCTCGATCACCGGGCTGGTCGGTGAAAGCGGTTCGGGGAAAACGACCCTGGGCCGGACGCTGCTGCGACTGGTCGAGCCGACGTCTGGACGGACAGAATTCGATGGCGACGATATCAATGAGATGGACCAGCGTTCCCTGCGAGAACTCCGCCGCCGCGCCCAGATCATCTTTCAGGACCCGGTCTCATCACTGAACCCTCGCATGCGCGTCGGACAGATCATCGGCGAAGGTCTGGTCGCGCATCGGATCGGCACACGCGGCGAACGTGACGCGCGGATTGCTGCGCTGCTTTCCGAGGTCGGGCTCGCTGCCGATGCGGCAAGCCGCTACCCCCACGAATTCTCGGGCGGCCAACGTCAGCGGATCGGCATCGCGCGGGCATTGGCGCTGGACCCCGAGTTCATCCTTGCCGACGAATGCGTCTCGGCGCTGGATGTTTCAATCCAGGCCCAGATCCTGAACCTGCTGCTTGATCTGCGTGAAACACGCGACCTGACGATGCTGTTCATCGCTCATGATCTGTCGGTGGTCGAATATCTCTGTGACCAGATCATCGTCATGTATCTGGGACGCATTGTCGAGATCGGCCCGGCGCGCGAGGTCTATCACGCGCCAAGGCACCCCTATACGCAGGCGCTTATATCGGCGATTCCCGAACCAGACCCGCGCGCGAAACGCGACAGGCAGGTTCTGTCCGACGACATCCCAAGCCCGCTCGATCCGCCGTCGGGATGCGTCTTCCGCACCCGTTGCCCCATCGCCGATGCGGCTTGCGCGGCCACCCTGCCGGGCCCGGTTGCCGTCGGGCCATCCCATCACAGCTACTGCCTCAAGTCCGAGGAGACTGCATGA
- a CDS encoding ABC transporter ATP-binding protein, translating to MTNPILQVEGLRVGFSSRRGEVTALRDVSFSLAKGETLALVGESGSGKSVSSLAIMGLLPRNGRVSAGRISYTQGDGGTVELQSASVPAMRKIRGAEIAMIFQEPMSSLNPLFTVGDQIGEMLLLHEHVDGPTRRKRVLEMLELVEIPAAATRLDQYPHELSGGMRQRVMIALSLICRPRILIADEPTTALDVTVQAQILDLMRRLQAEMEMSILFITHDMGVVAAIADEVAVMYAGAIVETAPATSLFDAPSHPYTRGLLASIPRPHRPPGARLIPIPGAVPSLSAMPPGCAFAPRCALSDAVCARHVELHDILPRHRVACFHPHAAQLPNEARHA from the coding sequence ATGACCAATCCGATTCTGCAGGTTGAAGGGCTCCGCGTCGGCTTTTCGTCGCGACGGGGTGAAGTCACGGCGCTGCGCGATGTCAGCTTTTCGCTGGCCAAAGGCGAAACCCTCGCGCTGGTCGGCGAAAGCGGTTCGGGCAAGTCGGTGTCGTCGCTGGCAATCATGGGTCTTTTGCCGCGCAATGGACGTGTGAGCGCTGGCCGCATCAGCTACACGCAGGGCGATGGCGGCACCGTTGAACTTCAATCGGCCTCCGTCCCGGCAATGCGCAAGATCCGCGGAGCCGAGATCGCGATGATCTTCCAGGAACCCATGTCTTCGCTGAACCCGCTTTTCACCGTCGGCGACCAGATCGGAGAAATGCTTCTTCTGCACGAGCATGTCGACGGGCCCACGCGACGCAAGCGTGTGCTCGAGATGCTGGAACTGGTGGAAATCCCTGCGGCAGCGACCAGACTGGACCAATATCCGCATGAACTTTCCGGCGGGATGCGCCAAAGGGTCATGATCGCACTGTCCCTGATCTGCCGCCCCCGCATCCTGATCGCGGACGAGCCCACAACCGCGCTGGATGTGACGGTGCAGGCCCAGATCCTTGATCTCATGCGCCGCCTCCAGGCCGAGATGGAGATGTCCATCCTGTTCATCACCCATGACATGGGCGTCGTCGCGGCAATCGCGGATGAGGTCGCCGTGATGTATGCCGGAGCGATTGTCGAAACTGCGCCCGCAACCAGTCTCTTCGATGCACCAAGCCATCCGTACACGCGGGGACTGCTTGCCTCGATCCCGCGCCCCCACCGCCCGCCGGGCGCGCGGCTCATTCCGATACCGGGCGCGGTCCCGTCGCTTTCGGCAATGCCGCCGGGTTGTGCCTTCGCGCCGCGCTGCGCCCTATCGGATGCGGTCTGCGCGCGCCACGTTGAGCTGCACGATATTCTGCCCCGTCATCGCGTGGCGTGCTTTCATCCCCATGCGGCTCAACTGCCGAACGAGGCGCGCCATGCTTGA
- a CDS encoding amidohydrolase family protein, translating to MPLTLTNFRAVELPGLPGTIHVGDDGLIRPEAQPGAEIIDCEGAFLSPGWCDLHTHIWHGGTDISVRPSEAGRGSGVTAMADAGSAGEANFHGLREYIIEPSAETIRAFVNIGSIGLVACNRVSELQGMSSIDVDRTLEVIEANRDVICGIKVRASGVIVGSWGITPAKIAKRVAEIAKLPLMVHVGEMPPLLDEVFDILGPGDIVTHCFNGKKAGSIRDTDALFDQAVQLSRRGVRMDIGHGQASFSFETARGSIADGLRPWSISTDLHLRNIRGSVKDMPTTASKLMAVGLSFGDTIRAITINPRETLGITLAPRIGDRADFTLFRLDDISHEVIDSQGASLVLEKMLEPVATVLGDSHMAAARRLE from the coding sequence ATGCCGTTGACCCTCACGAATTTCCGCGCCGTCGAATTGCCGGGCCTGCCCGGGACGATCCATGTCGGCGACGACGGACTGATCCGCCCAGAAGCCCAGCCGGGTGCCGAGATCATCGATTGCGAGGGCGCGTTCCTGTCACCTGGCTGGTGCGACCTTCACACCCATATCTGGCATGGCGGCACGGATATATCGGTGCGGCCCAGCGAGGCGGGTCGTGGCAGCGGCGTAACCGCGATGGCCGACGCCGGATCGGCGGGCGAGGCGAATTTTCATGGCCTTCGCGAATACATCATCGAACCGTCTGCCGAAACGATCCGCGCCTTCGTCAATATCGGCTCGATCGGGCTGGTCGCCTGCAACCGTGTGTCCGAGCTTCAGGGCATGAGTTCGATCGACGTGGACCGAACACTTGAAGTCATCGAGGCAAACCGGGACGTCATATGCGGCATCAAGGTTCGCGCATCTGGCGTCATCGTCGGTTCATGGGGCATCACGCCCGCCAAGATCGCCAAGCGCGTCGCGGAAATCGCCAAGCTGCCATTGATGGTCCATGTGGGCGAGATGCCGCCGCTGCTGGACGAGGTGTTCGATATCCTCGGGCCCGGCGATATCGTCACCCATTGCTTTAACGGCAAGAAGGCGGGTTCGATCCGCGATACCGATGCGCTGTTCGACCAAGCCGTGCAGCTTTCCAGGCGCGGCGTGCGCATGGATATCGGCCATGGTCAGGCGTCGTTCAGCTTCGAAACCGCACGCGGGTCGATTGCGGACGGGCTCAGGCCCTGGTCGATCTCGACCGACCTGCACCTGCGCAATATCCGCGGTTCGGTCAAGGACATGCCCACCACGGCCTCGAAGCTGATGGCCGTGGGCCTTTCCTTCGGGGACACGATACGCGCGATCACCATCAACCCGCGCGAGACGCTGGGGATCACGCTAGCCCCCAGGATCGGAGACAGGGCGGATTTCACACTGTTCCGGCTCGATGACATCTCACATGAGGTGATCGACAGCCAGGGGGCGAGCCTTGTTCTTGAAAAGATGCTGGAACCTGTCGCGACCGTCCTTGGCGACAGTCACATGGCTGCGGCAAGGAGACTGGAATGA
- a CDS encoding ABC transporter permease, whose protein sequence is MANTSIANDEPGFLRLLLARRTVLIALILFLLIAGACLLANLTAPADPSRMSVRARLSPPSATYLLGADAYGRDVFSRLLHAGRMSLMIGLAVAGLSTVIGVTLGLLAGFVRKLDAPLSRLVDAMMAFPDILLAIALVAVMGGSVLSVIVALSIVYSPRFARISRAMTLVIRELPFVEAARALGSSTGYIIRNHVARNIISPVIVQATFIFAYAMLAEAGLSFLGVGVSPETPTWGTMINEGRQYIDQASFLIFFPGIAISITVLALQLIGDGLRDALDPRLAKDL, encoded by the coding sequence ATGGCCAACACTTCCATTGCCAATGACGAGCCCGGCTTTCTGCGCCTTCTGCTGGCAAGGCGGACGGTCCTTATCGCGCTGATCCTCTTTCTGCTGATCGCCGGAGCATGCCTGCTTGCTAACCTGACCGCGCCTGCAGATCCCTCGCGCATGTCGGTGCGCGCACGGCTTTCTCCACCTTCCGCTACCTACCTGCTCGGCGCCGATGCCTATGGCCGGGACGTGTTTTCAAGGCTGCTTCATGCCGGTCGGATGTCGCTCATGATCGGGCTGGCTGTGGCCGGACTTTCGACCGTGATCGGCGTTACACTTGGGCTTCTGGCAGGGTTCGTCCGCAAGCTTGACGCACCGCTGTCACGGCTCGTCGATGCCATGATGGCATTTCCAGACATTCTGCTGGCAATCGCGCTTGTCGCTGTGATGGGTGGGTCGGTCCTGAGCGTGATCGTGGCGCTTTCCATCGTCTATTCGCCGCGCTTTGCCCGGATCAGCCGCGCGATGACGCTGGTCATCCGCGAATTGCCTTTTGTCGAGGCCGCCCGCGCGCTGGGGTCATCGACCGGTTACATCATTCGCAACCACGTCGCCCGCAACATCATCTCTCCCGTGATCGTGCAGGCCACCTTCATCTTTGCCTATGCCATGCTGGCCGAGGCCGGTCTGTCATTCCTGGGAGTTGGGGTCAGCCCAGAAACGCCCACCTGGGGCACGATGATCAATGAGGGTCGCCAATATATCGATCAGGCTTCCTTCCTGATCTTCTTTCCGGGCATCGCGATTTCGATCACCGTGCTCGCGCTTCAGCTCATTGGGGACGGGTTGCGCGATGCGCTCGACCCCCGCCTTGCCAAGGACCTCTGA
- a CDS encoding ABC transporter permease codes for MVQYIARRLVGMVTVIFLVLTIAFVIVRLAPGDPAALLLGPEASVQDAIDLRQKLGLDRPILVQYASFVLNALRGDLGTSIFFNQPVTQVLADRAEPTVFLALFSIIFAVVIATPIGIFAAYRRGSFLDQAAISAAMLAASIPSFWMGLILQRHFATTLGWFPASGYGGPDATFLERMHYLLLPSLVLGIVNSALILRFTRASMLDVLGEDYVRTARSKGMGELRVVLRHALKNAAIPIITVVGLTFALLVSGAVVTERVFNIPGMGNLVVNAVLRRDYPVIQGTLIVVATLYVIINLVVDLLYAVIDRRVKY; via the coding sequence ATGGTCCAGTACATCGCCCGAAGACTGGTCGGCATGGTGACCGTCATTTTTCTTGTTCTGACAATCGCCTTTGTCATCGTCCGGCTTGCGCCGGGTGATCCCGCGGCCTTGCTGCTGGGCCCCGAGGCATCGGTGCAGGACGCGATAGACCTGCGCCAGAAGCTGGGTCTGGACCGACCGATCCTGGTCCAATATGCGAGCTTTGTTCTGAACGCGCTCCGCGGCGATCTGGGAACCTCGATCTTCTTCAACCAACCCGTGACGCAGGTTCTTGCCGACCGTGCAGAACCGACGGTTTTTCTTGCGCTTTTCTCGATCATCTTCGCCGTCGTCATCGCAACCCCGATCGGCATCTTCGCCGCTTACAGGCGCGGCTCCTTCCTTGACCAGGCGGCAATTTCCGCAGCGATGCTGGCGGCCTCGATCCCCTCCTTCTGGATGGGGTTGATCCTGCAAAGGCATTTTGCCACGACACTTGGCTGGTTCCCGGCCTCGGGCTATGGCGGACCGGATGCGACCTTCCTTGAACGGATGCATTACCTGCTTCTGCCCTCGCTCGTGCTCGGCATCGTCAATTCGGCACTGATCCTGCGCTTCACCCGTGCGTCGATGCTGGACGTTCTGGGTGAGGATTACGTGCGCACCGCGCGCTCCAAGGGGATGGGTGAGCTGCGCGTCGTGTTGCGCCACGCGCTGAAGAACGCGGCCATTCCGATCATCACCGTCGTTGGCCTGACATTCGCCCTGCTGGTGTCGGGGGCGGTGGTCACCGAACGGGTCTTCAACATTCCCGGAATGGGCAACCTGGTGGTCAACGCCGTCCTTCGCAGGGATTACCCCGTGATCCAGGGCACCCTGATCGTGGTTGCGACGCTTTACGTCATCATCAATCTTGTCGTCGATCTGCTTTACGCGGTCATCGACCGCCGTGTGAAATACTGA
- a CDS encoding ABC transporter substrate-binding protein, which yields MNKLRNLALAALLSGTALSPALAETLEVAIIGEPQTLDPMMSTQDVVSIVTQHFVETMYTFDSQWQVAPLLAEALPEISEDGTLYRISLRHDITFHDGSTLDSADVVDSLNRWLSVATRGKGVAEQVESITAPDAHTVEIKLSQPYSPLLSLLAFSNSAAAIYPQEVMKDGDLTAIVGTGPYKLVEHKPDQYISLARFEGFVPRSEPSSGNAGGRKQVPDEIRFVPVPDPSTRVEGLLSGQFAYADALPVEAFDRVSASDKAEPVLLQDFGWPVWAINHKAGLLTDANIRKALQAALPMDDMMFAAFGDDKFFKVDGAMYPEGWPWRNETEVGLYNQNDPETAAELLKAANYDGTPLRILTSRQYEFHFKMAEIAKMALEQAGFKVEMNVVDWATLGQQRNDPALWDVYITHSPFLPEPALTDLYAPTSRLGWSNPEKDEILQQFTAETDMAKRQDLFGKLQGQLLSDVGFIKIGNFASLHGKAKGLHGVDPSPWPAFWGAGAQ from the coding sequence ATGAATAAGCTACGCAATCTGGCGCTTGCCGCGCTGCTCTCAGGAACCGCGCTTTCACCCGCACTCGCCGAGACGCTCGAGGTAGCGATCATTGGTGAACCGCAGACACTGGACCCGATGATGTCGACACAGGATGTTGTGAGCATCGTCACGCAGCATTTCGTCGAGACCATGTACACTTTCGACAGCCAGTGGCAGGTAGCCCCACTTCTCGCAGAGGCGCTTCCAGAGATTTCCGAGGACGGAACGCTCTACCGCATCTCGCTGCGTCACGACATCACCTTCCACGACGGCTCAACGCTGGACAGTGCCGATGTGGTGGATTCGCTCAACCGCTGGCTTTCGGTCGCGACGCGGGGCAAGGGCGTGGCCGAACAGGTGGAATCGATCACCGCCCCTGACGCCCACACCGTCGAGATCAAGCTTTCACAGCCTTACTCGCCGCTGCTGTCACTTCTGGCCTTCTCGAACTCTGCCGCCGCGATCTATCCGCAAGAGGTGATGAAGGATGGCGACCTGACCGCCATCGTCGGAACGGGCCCTTACAAACTGGTCGAGCACAAGCCGGACCAATACATCTCGCTTGCCCGGTTCGAGGGGTTCGTGCCTCGCTCGGAGCCGAGCAGCGGAAATGCAGGTGGACGCAAGCAGGTCCCCGACGAAATCCGCTTCGTCCCGGTCCCCGATCCCAGCACCCGCGTCGAAGGCCTGCTTTCAGGTCAGTTCGCTTATGCCGATGCGCTGCCGGTCGAGGCATTCGACCGCGTATCGGCATCAGACAAGGCCGAGCCGGTCCTGCTTCAGGATTTCGGCTGGCCGGTCTGGGCGATCAACCACAAGGCCGGTCTGTTGACCGATGCGAATATCCGCAAGGCATTGCAGGCCGCGCTTCCGATGGATGACATGATGTTCGCGGCCTTTGGGGATGACAAGTTCTTCAAGGTCGATGGTGCGATGTATCCCGAGGGCTGGCCCTGGCGGAACGAAACCGAAGTCGGGCTTTACAACCAGAACGACCCCGAGACAGCCGCAGAACTTCTGAAGGCCGCGAATTACGATGGAACGCCGCTGCGCATCCTGACCTCGCGGCAGTATGAGTTCCACTTCAAGATGGCCGAGATCGCGAAAATGGCGCTTGAGCAGGCTGGCTTCAAGGTCGAGATGAATGTCGTGGACTGGGCGACGCTGGGCCAGCAACGCAACGACCCCGCCCTGTGGGATGTCTACATCACACATTCGCCCTTCCTGCCCGAACCTGCGCTGACCGACCTTTACGCCCCTACCTCGCGGTTGGGTTGGTCGAACCCGGAAAAGGATGAGATCCTTCAGCAGTTCACGGCCGAGACCGACATGGCCAAGCGACAGGATCTGTTCGGAAAGCTGCAGGGACAACTGCTTTCCGATGTCGGCTTCATCAAGATCGGCAACTTTGCCTCGCTACACGGCAAGGCCAAGGGATTGCACGGCGTCGATCCCTCGCCCTGGCCCGCCTTCTGGGGCGCGGGCGCCCAGTAA
- the betC gene encoding choline-sulfatase, which yields MTRPNILILMVDQLNGTFFPDGPADFLHAPNLRALAERSVRFANTYTASPLCAPARASFMSGQLPRRTRVYDNAAEFASDIPTYAHHLRRAGYYTGLSGKMHFVGPDQLHGFEERLTTDIYPADFGWTPDYTKPGERIDWWYHNLGSVTGAGVAEITNQLEYDDEVAYHATRKLYDLSRRQDDRPWCLTVSFTHPHDPYVARKRYWHLYDDCPALDPQIAAIPFEKMDAHSRRLLEACDFRSFDITPKDVRRARQGYFANISYIDDKIGEILEVLRLGRMDENTIIVFASDHGDMLGERGLWFKMSFFEGSARVPLMIAAPGWTPSRIDSPTSTLDVTPTLAALAGIDIERLARWTDGEDLTGLALHRIERGPVAMEYAAEGSIAPLVGLRDGSYKLTLCEADPPMLFDLDTDPDELQNLAASSAHAETYERLMAMANARWDLGAFDAEVRESQARRWVVYEALRNGAYFPWDFQPLQKASERYMRNHMDLNVLEDNQRYPRGE from the coding sequence GTGACACGGCCCAACATCCTTATCCTGATGGTCGACCAGCTCAATGGGACATTCTTCCCAGACGGGCCTGCCGATTTCCTGCATGCGCCGAATCTGAGGGCCCTGGCCGAACGCTCGGTCAGGTTTGCCAACACCTATACAGCCAGCCCGCTTTGCGCGCCGGCCAGGGCAAGCTTCATGTCCGGTCAGTTGCCGCGGCGCACGCGGGTTTATGACAATGCCGCAGAGTTCGCATCTGACATCCCGACCTATGCCCATCACCTGCGCCGCGCGGGATACTACACGGGGCTTTCGGGAAAGATGCACTTCGTCGGCCCGGATCAACTTCACGGGTTCGAAGAGCGGCTGACCACGGACATCTATCCTGCGGATTTCGGCTGGACGCCAGACTATACGAAGCCCGGCGAAAGGATCGATTGGTGGTATCACAACCTCGGATCGGTTACCGGCGCCGGCGTGGCCGAGATCACCAACCAGCTGGAATATGACGACGAGGTTGCCTACCACGCGACGCGCAAGCTTTACGACCTGTCGCGGCGTCAGGATGATCGACCCTGGTGCCTGACGGTCAGCTTCACGCATCCGCATGATCCCTATGTCGCGCGCAAACGCTACTGGCATCTTTACGACGATTGTCCGGCGCTTGATCCGCAGATCGCAGCAATTCCATTCGAAAAGATGGATGCGCATTCCCGACGGCTTCTTGAAGCCTGCGACTTCCGCAGCTTCGATATCACGCCCAAAGATGTGCGCCGCGCGCGGCAGGGCTACTTCGCCAACATTTCCTATATCGACGACAAGATCGGCGAGATACTTGAAGTTCTCAGGCTGGGCCGGATGGACGAAAACACGATCATCGTCTTTGCTTCCGATCACGGCGATATGCTTGGCGAGCGCGGGCTTTGGTTTAAGATGTCCTTTTTCGAGGGGTCCGCGCGCGTGCCGCTGATGATCGCGGCGCCGGGCTGGACGCCTTCAAGGATCGACAGCCCGACATCGACTCTCGACGTGACACCGACGCTTGCGGCGCTCGCGGGGATCGACATCGAACGGCTCGCCCGCTGGACGGATGGCGAAGACCTGACAGGGCTGGCACTTCATCGAATTGAACGTGGCCCGGTGGCGATGGAATACGCCGCCGAAGGCTCCATCGCCCCCTTGGTCGGCTTGCGGGATGGGTCCTACAAACTGACGCTCTGCGAAGCCGACCCGCCCATGTTGTTCGATCTGGATACCGACCCGGACGAACTTCAAAACCTTGCCGCATCATCCGCGCACGCCGAAACGTATGAGCGTCTGATGGCAATGGCCAATGCGAGATGGGATCTTGGCGCCTTCGATGCAGAGGTGCGCGAAAGCCAGGCGCGACGCTGGGTCGTTTATGAGGCTTTGCGAAACGGGGCTTATTTCCCCTGGGACTTCCAGCCGCTTCAGAAGGCTTCCGAGCGCTACATGCGCAATCACATGGACCTGAACGTGCTTGAAGACAATCAACGCTACCCCCGTGGTGAATAG
- a CDS encoding choline ABC transporter substrate-binding protein, translated as MKQERMISGLLAILASGLTTFAAHAEDDTCQTIRLSDPSWTDISATNGVASAVLEALGYRPDVKMLSVPIGYQSMKNKEIDVFLGNWMPAQTAFIEDLKSADAIEVLNKNLEGAKFTLAVPDYMAEKGVKDFADLAAHADDFDMKIYGIEPGAPANANIQKMIEADDFGLGEWELVESGEQAMLAQVSRVEKEGKGIVFLAWAPHPMNEQHDIAYLSGGDDYFGPNFGGAEVYTLARKGWPESCPNAARLFSNMTFDIGMENILMGEILNGTDPKDAAEAWLKDNPAVLNAWLDGVTTLDGKPAEQAAKAALGL; from the coding sequence ATGAAACAAGAACGGATGATTTCGGGACTTCTGGCCATTCTTGCCAGCGGCCTGACCACCTTTGCCGCCCATGCGGAGGACGATACATGCCAGACGATCCGGCTGTCCGACCCCAGCTGGACCGATATTTCCGCAACAAACGGGGTCGCGAGCGCCGTGCTCGAGGCACTGGGATATCGGCCTGACGTGAAGATGTTGTCGGTGCCGATCGGCTACCAGTCGATGAAGAACAAGGAAATCGACGTATTCCTCGGAAATTGGATGCCGGCGCAGACGGCCTTCATCGAAGACCTGAAGTCCGCCGACGCGATCGAAGTGCTGAACAAGAACCTCGAAGGTGCAAAGTTTACCCTGGCGGTGCCCGACTACATGGCAGAAAAAGGCGTCAAGGACTTTGCCGATCTCGCCGCGCATGCGGACGATTTCGACATGAAGATCTATGGCATCGAACCCGGCGCGCCGGCCAATGCCAATATACAGAAGATGATCGAAGCCGACGATTTCGGTCTTGGTGAATGGGAACTTGTCGAGTCGGGCGAACAGGCCATGCTCGCCCAGGTTTCGCGGGTCGAGAAGGAAGGCAAGGGGATCGTCTTCCTTGCCTGGGCACCGCATCCGATGAACGAGCAGCACGATATCGCATACTTGTCGGGCGGGGACGATTATTTCGGCCCTAATTTCGGCGGCGCCGAGGTTTACACCCTGGCCCGAAAGGGTTGGCCGGAATCCTGCCCCAATGCCGCAAGGCTGTTCTCGAACATGACTTTTGATATCGGCATGGAGAACATCCTGATGGGCGAAATCCTGAACGGCACCGATCCCAAGGATGCGGCCGAAGCATGGTTAAAGGACAACCCTGCCGTCCTGAACGCCTGGCTTGACGGCGTGACCACGCTTGACGGGAAGCCGGCGGAACAGGCCGCGAAAGCCGCGCTCGGACTTTGA
- a CDS encoding LysR substrate-binding domain-containing protein, with protein sequence MRNVDLGWIRVFVEVARVGTLSEAARNLNLTQPAVSYQIRRAETELGVALLHRLHRGVQPTEAGARLYDILSRTVVQVDDLALRIRRGTEKTGLRVLTDYAFSALWMIPRMHEFRETYPDLDLQIVAAQRPALAHLEEGDIAVAFGSREDMGAEAILLMPETVVPVCAPDYEFRGFAHANLIHLDSASPAPWFDWAGYLDRAGLEARPAADGTSMRFNTYSLVIEAASAGQGVALGWRGLVDFHLKRGTLIEIGPELTAQNRGYFLLEGKSENAVTSPLRDWLLSYRVDRGVADQWSTTNSALRSGQSC encoded by the coding sequence ATGCGGAATGTGGATCTGGGCTGGATCAGGGTGTTTGTCGAAGTGGCACGGGTCGGCACCCTGTCGGAAGCTGCGCGCAACCTCAACCTGACGCAGCCCGCCGTAAGTTATCAGATCCGTCGTGCCGAAACCGAACTGGGTGTTGCGCTGCTTCACCGCTTGCATCGCGGCGTCCAGCCGACCGAGGCGGGGGCGCGGCTTTACGACATTCTCTCGCGCACGGTAGTGCAGGTCGACGATCTTGCCCTGCGCATTCGGCGGGGTACCGAAAAGACCGGCCTGCGTGTTCTGACCGACTACGCGTTTTCGGCCCTCTGGATGATCCCCCGCATGCACGAGTTTCGTGAGACATATCCCGACCTCGATCTGCAGATCGTGGCTGCGCAGCGTCCCGCCCTGGCCCATCTTGAAGAAGGCGATATCGCCGTGGCTTTCGGATCGCGCGAAGATATGGGGGCGGAGGCGATTCTTCTGATGCCCGAAACGGTGGTTCCCGTTTGCGCCCCCGACTACGAGTTTCGCGGCTTTGCCCACGCCAACCTTATCCACCTGGACAGTGCTTCGCCCGCGCCTTGGTTCGATTGGGCAGGCTATCTTGATCGAGCGGGTCTGGAGGCAAGACCCGCCGCGGACGGGACGAGCATGCGGTTCAACACATACTCGCTTGTGATCGAGGCCGCGAGCGCAGGGCAGGGGGTCGCTCTCGGCTGGCGTGGCCTGGTCGATTTTCACCTGAAAAGGGGAACGCTGATCGAAATCGGTCCAGAACTGACAGCGCAAAACCGGGGTTATTTCCTGCTGGAAGGAAAGTCCGAGAATGCGGTCACGTCCCCGCTGCGCGATTGGCTTCTCTCGTACAGGGTTGATCGGGGCGTTGCCGATCAGTGGTCGACGACGAATAGCGCGCTAAGGTCTGGCCAGTCTTGTTAG